From the genome of Papaver somniferum cultivar HN1 unplaced genomic scaffold, ASM357369v1 unplaced-scaffold_10, whole genome shotgun sequence:
acccttctccttcactttgtgaccgaagcaagtctggaacgaccatttcttggtttaggtcggatttgtacagattgatctctcgaatctaaattactcccttgcagtacattgtttagggtttagactcgtttctcaccaacAACAcaaaaattaccgaaaccagcagaaactgttttcaccctcaaacagtaagGTAcatgaaagttcatccaactattcttctaggcgtgtttcctaGTAATAAACAGtttctacatcaagagaatgtttatatATTGACTTAGCTGTGacggttctctcaggtgaatctaagccttgaaaaacatctggtaatttctggattggtacgttattagagataggctcgtccataataatcagattgcttcaaacacagacttatgaggtcttagcctgtttcccagctctgataccaatcgaaacagcgggggtttaacaaccacacccaatatttcgcttagcaatccatatggactaactccaatatactttcaagagattcaattagacagtcagactcaatcttaagaaaagtatatccaagagttatatctcaatttctcaattcaatctgcaatcaaacaaataggaatttgcgatcccgattgagtataagaaataacttggacaatataaaaaaccaatatccaagtgtcaatcaatttaatcaacaacccaaatgtcggattcacaaactgattgaacttacgcataacctgtatttcaattatataaacaaatataatgcagcaaagaaataacacagacaccagaagttttgttaacgaggaaaccgcaaatgcagaaaaatcctgggacttagaccagatttgaacaccacactatattaagcctctacagacactagcctactccaagttaacttcggactggaatgtagttgatccctaaccaatcgcacactgatcaaggtatagtcgcgttccttatgcctctggatcccagaaggactctgcgaacttgattcccttaggtgatatcactcacaactaagagttgctacgacccaaagtcgaagacttgataaaccaatctgtctcacacagaaaagtctattgaatagataaatttgtgtcccacagaaatacctatgacctttattccgtcttttgataaatcaatattaacaggaaccaattgatacaccagtcttatattcccgaagtacatcctagtaatatcaatcacctcacaataatcttaatcgtatgagagcgaaacaagatattttagaataacaaacgatgagacgaaaatgtttatgactactttttctcttgcctatcggagattaaatctcgagcaaatcttagagaagatagtactcaatacgatagaaaacaataaaatcagaatacacaactacagagaaaatagttgggtctggcttcacaatcccaatgaagtcttcaagtcgttaacctacagggttttggaaaaacctaaggttaaaggagaaccgactcttgTCGTAAGTAGtattatcacacatgaggtgtagggattaagtttcccagtttctagagttctcccttatgtagtcttcaaatcagggttcgcaatcaatgctaccatggtaacaaagcattcaatattcactattagatgaaaacctgattagactcaatctaatatctttcaaccgttagatcaaacctagattgttacacataaatgaaaaatgacttcatttagatatgagtaaccatacctaaacgtgtgcaccttgttggatcaacaatagttaaccgaagttatccagctgaacactttcgtatcaaccttattcatattaaccgtacctagttcaaatgactcaaattaaactagttatagagttgttcaattgtttatattctcatagaagtatacaagacacaactgaagcaaaatcgattttgattcagtcgaatcaattcatgaacattatagacacggtttgcaaaagattgtattccttaatatataaatgtattagttcatgaaaaaaccaattttagaacataacctactcaattatgcaaatgggtacgcatacttaagtggccggactaagtttgggttcgcttgtatgcgaacgggtacgcataccaccaaactcagttgaatttccggacatgaactttacgccagtacgcgtacgggtatacaTACTAAGTTAtcagactttcattaaccaaccggtacgcatacgtgtatgcatacaaTGGTTCTCAGACTTGCAATAACATGCAATAGTGTagcatgcaagtacgcatactgtgctctatccaatcatggttaattattctaaactcccatttcaatcattgaaacattcttagaagacgacaatagctgtctcacacaaactattagcttcaaagcaatttttcacgtgatcgaatgatcaatatgaaacattccgagtctacatcaaatgaatgtctcacaaaaatcatgtaagatgttaccaggcgattttcaaatgatcatctttttactttcgtcaagaatataagatgaacttggttaaagcgaaagcttaccaacccatatttcgagaaatatgtaagcgagttaaattcagctcgaaatatcaaatgtgtataatcgaagtctatatagctatatgacttttgtctcaaataggggataaagtagatagacttttgagtgatagatgagttcaagtctccacataccttttgttgatgaagttccacaacctCCCCTTAGTAGtcattcgtcttcaatcgatggacGCCGTGAAGTCAAATGCTCaagtacacttactatcctaatccgagatttagctaaaagtatactagaaataaagacttatagttttggcaactaaacttgacaaacaagcttgagataacaacgcttgcgagctcgaccgagcagtgctctaacagtttccgTTCATGAAGAAACTTTATTATCAAATGAGTCTGAGTATAGAACTATAGTTGGAATGCTACAATATTTGTGTTTAACAAGACCTGATATTTTCTTTGGGTTTTATTACGTAAGTCagtttatgcatgctcctacAGATGTTCACATGTCTTTGGTAAAAAGAATTCTTAGATATTTGAAGGGTACTATTGGATATGGTATTACTTTAAGAAGAGGTGATATTGCTCAATTAACAACTTATATTGATTTTGATTGGGGTAATTGTCCTGAAACTGCAAGATCAAGAGGAGGTTATGCTATTTTTCTGCAAttctttagtttcttggtctagtAAAAAGCAACCAACTGTTTCCATATCCACAACTGAAACAGAGTATAATAGTCTTTGGTTTCTACTACAGAGTTAGAGTGGTTATCTTCTTTATTCGGTGAATCACACATTTTATTAATGGTGCCTATTACCTTGTATTGTGATAATAGAAGTGCAATTTACTTGTCTGCTAATCCTGTTTTTCATTAGAGAACAAAACATATAAAGATACATTATCATGCTGTGAGGGAGTTAATAACAAGTGTATttcttaatgctcaacatatagcttCATAAAATCAATTGGCAGATTTGTTTACAAAATGTTTATGTGCTCATGTGTTTACCTCTCTTCTTCAACAGTTACTTGGGATTCCAGTTTCTTCAGATAATGGTGTAGAATCTACTTCACCTGAACATTGTCAGCTTGCCGTGTCTGACAATTTTGTTTCTgataattttgttgttgtttctgtaTGTGTCTGACTTTTCGGTAATAAGTGAATTTTTCTGATAATTTTTCAAACTGATGAATGTCTGTGATTATCAGTTTGACTTTGACTATTAAAATATCTTGAGACTATAAATTGTTATAGTATCGTTTTATTACCTAATAacaaaattctctttttttttttttttttttttttttttttgaagaatgaTATCGTATTAAGTTAAGCGGCAATTACACGAAGATAAGTTTTACCCAAAGAATCATCCATTACAACTTGGTTAATGCAAGATGGGACTATGTGATCCCACACCAAAATTGAAAGGTTTCCTAGGCGGCTATGGTCCGCAGCAGGGTTCACCAGCCCGTCCGCATCTTGATTACCTTAAAATTCTCTCTTTCTTGTTCATCTGTTTCATACTACTGTAATATCTTCAAATTCTTCAATACTATGAGAACATATCAATTCTCAGAAGTATAATTTTGGAGTTTGTTATACTACTAAGGCTTCATTGTATTAAAATGCATTAATTCATTTCATTGTATTAAAATACATTAATTCACTGACGTATTGTACCGGCGAATTTAAGATCAAACTAATTGTCTAGAAAGATCGAAAAAATCTTAAAATCAATGCTACATCATCTCTCTTTGTTCTTTTCATCCTCCTAATTTCCAACAATCATTATAAACAATAGTCAATCAAGAAAACGAATCATATAGCACGTCCCTCTTAGACAACAACCATCAAAAAACAAACATGCGGCTCCTATACTCTTGGAGCCCATCCTGCCTAAACAACAAACATCAAATTGAAAATAAACATACGGCTTCTACACTCTTGGAAGGAGCCCTTCTAGAACATTGAACGTGTGGTGCATAATCAGCAACCATTTTTTTGGACATTGCTGAAATATCCCACAAATTCAATGAAACCAATTCAAGAAACAAGAAAAGGAACATCCAAGATACCAAATACCAATAAGAACTAAAAGTACATGACAGGGAATCACATCGACGTGATGCTTGAAAATCAAACTAGTCTAGTATAGTAGCCTACCAAGGGTTTGAGATGACAAAACACTCACGCAATTGTTTCGAACCATTGTTTATCGGTTTATGTTGTATGTGAAACGAGAAAACTAGGTTGAAAAAAAGTCGAAGGATTTGACAACCGCAGGCGgcacaaaaaacaagaaaaaacctTCCCAGGTCCAAGGGAGATCCCTCACTCTGGAGGAAATATTTTAGGACAACTAAATCTAGGCTGTGAATGTTGGCCGCTGGATTTTAGGCATTCAATTCTAAACCATTCACATAATCTTTTTTTGGCATTCTTCTCACGATAAAAAAAACAGAGAATTCGAGCTAGGAAAGTCGAGTTTTGCATGGGATGGAGGGAGATTGCATTAATTGGACGAAATTTAAAGGAGACTTCTATCAGACCAGTTATATGATTAAGGAAATTTACAGCGGGTCTGATAATACTCATTATACATACACTTGCTTACATTCATTCAAATGTTCCTTGATGCAAATTGTAAACCTTGTATTATGTAACtaacgtgtatatatatatatatatcgtgcTGAATCGAAATATTATATTCTCATTACCAAGCttaaattattcacaaagacatagGAACTCTTCCTTACATAGTTTGAAGTCGAGCAATTATTTTTTCTCGGAAAAGTAACTTAGCGACCAAACTATGCAACAACTGGGTAAGAAGCACAAGTGGCAATACCTGCAACATACAAGATTATTAAAACCTTCCATCAGTATTTGCATTTACTTTCAAGCTGTTACTGGCATTACTCAAAGAGAGGAAGGTGAAATCGTTTTGACGATGAAGGTTAGGTTTGAGAAGTTAACTTACCACACATGTTTTTTCCCATTTCCATCTTGAAGTATCCATTGTCTCCCCAAGTTGCTCCCCATGAGTTCTTAATGAGCCAGTATGGGGTATCGTTTTCTACACCATATCCTACCGCCAAAACAGCGTGGTTTACATCCTGCCATAATCAACAACCATAAGTATAAATATAACGTCATCACAAGTTAGTTATCCAGTAGTTAAGCATAACCATGATTCACCAGTTCTAATTAATCTGATTCTGATATTGATTTGGTCATCAATTAGTAATGCATTTTAGTTTATGGGTCCTAAAATCTTACCATGGGAGTGCTACCGCAGTGGTCGCTGGTGAAAATTCCTTCCTTGTAGAGACGGAAACCTTTAATCACTTGGAATGCAATGCTAACAGGACGAACAAAGGCCACTGCATGCTGCAACTCATCTTCAGCTCCCTGAAATTATAGAAACTAGAAACTTCAAACCACAATTCACATGTGCTCATTCATACAGCAAAATCTGATCAAAAAAAGACCTAGCATTTGCGACTCAACTACCAAATGATATAGGCATATGGCAGGTGACACAGGATGTACGTGGATAACTTTTTTGAGTACTGTTAAATGATGTGGCATCTAATTCACCACGCCATGTGGTCAATAAATGCATTTTAGCACCGTAGATATGCAAGTGATCTAGTAGCTACAATACCTAAAAAAGGGTAATAGAATTTACCAGGGTGATGTTGACCGAGTCTTTGACCTGAACAACATCATTCTGTGAAGAATATTTGCAGCTGCCACCTACAGCGGTGTAGGGGTATGCTTCTTCCGTTTCAAGACCACCGTTATATTTGATGTACTCAAAGGCTTGTGAGGGTAAACCTCCATGGCAACCAAAATTGTTGAAATCTCCAGCACAATCAACCAGTTGCTGCTCTGACAGAGAAATGGCCTTCCCATATGCCTGAGTGTATGCTGCCTCCAGAGCTCCAGTTGTACTGCAAAATATACAAAGCTTATTCTCACATGAACAAATTCATACATTAACCATTGAGATCAtcattttgattttcaaactcaTCATGTATTCCAATTTATCTCATTTTGATGAAAGTTCAAAGTGACAACAATTCATATATATAGACCACGGCATCATTCCCCCACGAATTGACGACTAACCTGAAAGTCCAACAAGAACCACAATGACCTTGATTCTTGACAGGGCTGACAATGCCAGTTTCCCTCCAATCTTTCTGTACCAATAACAAGTAATATTATGCAACCATGTAATTAATCAACAAGAAGTATTCGATTTCTGCTTAAGTTATCATTCATTGACCGCAAAATAGCAGTAGTAGTACTAGTTACCGTTAAAGGAAGGGCTTCGTCAGTTAGTTTGTGACTCCCTTTTAAGGTAGCAGAGCAGTTTTGAGCTGCTCCCAACTTTTGTGTTCTGAATTCCTCCCAGCTCATATCAGCAAATTCTGCATAACATAATCATTCAATAAGTAAAGCACCATTTAATTCTGTCTCTCTCCCTTGACTGATGAATGTGGCTAGCGACTACCTCTACATTTCTGCCTAAACATTGTCATTTTATTAGTACTAGTAGGCTGTGCTAGTGACACTTGAAGAAACTAACAACAAATTAAGCTAATCAAATTTACAAAATCCATTCAAAAGTTGCACACAACATCAGTTAAGGCTAAACAACAACTTTATTTTTTCGGTACACAAAATTGTGGTCGAAAAACggcaaaccttttttttttttgattgattggaaaagaatttggtgttggagAGATTTGAACTCACGTCACTGGCATTACAAGAAAATCTAGCTACTGCTAAACCATATATTGAcacaccttcaatataggtgttgcaaaagcAAATTTCTAGCCATAGTACTTTTCAGCTGCAGCTAAAAGTTATAATTAACTGCTGCAAAATGAAATTTTTGCCACACAACTgtaacaacaatatgaaaagagtgtggcaAAAAAATATAATCTCTTGATGCAGCAATAAAGATTGGGTGCATCAatagacttcttgctacataAGTTATCGCGACATTAGTAGGGGTTTATGCTATAACCATTGGGTGCTGCAATATATTAAGTTCTTGTAGTGTGGTATCAGTACACAAAACTCTAGTCGAATAACggcaaaccttttttttttctttttttgattggtaaagaatttggtgctgacgAGATTTGAACTCAGGCCAGTGATAACATcaccaatgactttaccactgtactacagtgacaacGGCATAATGGCAAACTCTATGGTTAAACAGGAGTAGAGGGCAGTATTCCCCAAGGACTAGTATATCATAAAATCCCCTTCTATGAAGAGGGTGAGAGCCGAACTCGCGAACTTTTAAAACCTATCAAAGGGAATATAGGCAACTGAACTGCTGAGTTACTATGGGTAAAGAGAATAAAATTGGGCCCAGTACCAGTACGGCCCATGAAAATAAAAGTCCACTAGTTTAAGAGTTGACTTAAACTAAAACTCCACTAATTTCATGCTAAACAACACACTTATCCtaatctaatcataatcacttATCATAACAACAACAAACACTCATTCTGATCATGAATTACAAACATAATCATATCAAATCCAACGGTTAAGATTTACAAAAGTAAACAGAAAAACCAAATTAGATTAatgaacaaaaatcaaaaaacataaTAATCCCAATAAAAATTAATCGACTTACCATTAAGAGCTAATTTATAAGAAAGTCCTTTTCTGTTAGTAGATCGAATCAATCTCAAACTCTCCACAAAATTCTCAAATCTCAGTTTCACTTCTTTTACTGTCTCATACCTCTTCCCAAACCTAATCAAAAAAAGTCAAGATTAGTCAAAATCAGAATCAATCACTAGTATTATGATGAGTTGATGAAATTAATTAACCTGAGTGCGAAACGAGTGAATTTGACAGCATGACGTGCA
Proteins encoded in this window:
- the LOC113326749 gene encoding thiol protease aleurain-like codes for the protein MAAKASLIILLFSISCVAVVQSTSSSFTDENPIKLFSSDDFESSLLQIIGDARHAVKFTRFALRFGKRYETVKEVKLRFENFVESLRLIRSTNRKGLSYKLALNEFADMSWEEFRTQKLGAAQNCSATLKGSHKLTDEALPLTKDWRETGIVSPVKNQGHCGSCWTFSTTGALEAAYTQAYGKAISLSEQQLVDCAGDFNNFGCHGGLPSQAFEYIKYNGGLETEEAYPYTAVGGSCKYSSQNDVVQVKDSVNITLGAEDELQHAVAFVRPVSIAFQVIKGFRLYKEGIFTSDHCGSTPMDVNHAVLAVGYGVENDTPYWLIKNSWGATWGDNGYFKMEMGKNMCGIATCASYPVVA